In Lepisosteus oculatus isolate fLepOcu1 chromosome 28, fLepOcu1.hap2, whole genome shotgun sequence, the following proteins share a genomic window:
- the eif1 gene encoding eukaryotic translation initiation factor 1 — translation MSAIQNLQTFDPFADATKGDDRLPAGTEDYIHIRIQQRNGRKTLTTVQGIAEEYDKKKLVKAFKKKFACNGTVIEHPEYGEVIQLQGDQRKNICQFLTEIGLAKEEQLKVHGF, via the exons ATGTCCGCTATCCAGAACCTCCAAACTTTCG ACCCCTTTGCTGATGCAACTAAGGGTGATGACCGGCTCCCGGCTGGGACTGAAGACTACATCCATATAAGAATTCAGCAGAGAAACGGCAGGAAGACTCTGACCACTGTCCAGGGAATTGCAGAGGAGTATGATAAGAAGAAACTAGTCAAAGCTTTCAAAAAG aaatttGCCTGCAATGGGACAGTGATTGAGCACCCAGAGTATGGTGAAGTAATTCAGCTCCAAGGAGATCAGCGCAAGAATATCTGCCAGTTCCTTACAGAG ATTGGCCTGGCAAAGGAGGAGCAGCTGAAGGTCCATGGATTCTAA
- the LOC102695416 gene encoding gastrin/cholecystokinin-like peptide: MPGSKVCLCALLVTVLAAVCLAVPLPETLGDAGAALAHRDALRERARALRERTPSGAPRDPAQGARVARQDRLGSLTEEQRDLVSRYVLQALTELAHREGCSDDHPINISDRDYHGWMDFGRRSAEELDS; the protein is encoded by the exons ATGCCCGGCAGTAAGGTGTGCTTGTGTGCCCTGCTCGTGACCGTGCTGGCGGCGGTCTGCCTCGCGGTGCCCCTGCCCGAGACCCTGGGCGACGCGGGCGCGGCGCTGGCGCACAGGGACGCGCTGCGGGAGCGCGCGCGGGCGCTGCGGGAGAGGACCCCCAGCGGCGCCCCACGAGACCCCGCACAGGGAGCGCGCGTGGCCAGGCAGGACCGCCTGGGCTCGCTAACTGAGGAGCAGCGGGACCTCGTGTCCAGATACGTCCTGCAGGCGCTCACGG AGTTAGCGCACCGCGAGGGCTGCAGCGACGACCACCCCATCAACATCTCGGACCGCGACTATCACGGATGGATGGACTTCGGGCGGCGCAGCGCCGAGGAGCTCGACTCTTGA